A single region of the Salvelinus sp. IW2-2015 linkage group LG20, ASM291031v2, whole genome shotgun sequence genome encodes:
- the LOC111980868 gene encoding BRCA1-associated protein-like: MSVSLVVIRLELADQSLSPQDFQYTAVEDMSEEDLQEKALSSARLSLSGKTELERAAVLHQHIGSRTMGDMVIETFAPNPDKEEGEQTGAEGEEGGGAQPLEDQPDGRGPTEGPTEVSAEGTEVALDSPSKQLPDQISFFSGNPSVEIVHGIMHLYKTNKMTSLTEDVRRSAMLCILTVPTTMTSHDLMKFVAPFYDVMEHMKIIRDSTSNQYMVLIKFSSQADADSFYTACNGRTFNSIEDAVCQLVYVERAEVIKSEQGASLPVMELTELPKCTVCLERMDESVNGVLTTLCNHSFHSLCLQRWEDASCPVCRYCQTPEPVEENKCFECGVQENLWICLICGHIGCGRYISRHAYKHFEETQHTYAMQLTNHRVWDYAGDNYVHRLVASKTDGKMVQYGCEGETCQEEKIDALQLEYSHLLTSQLESQRIYWENKIVHLEKDTAEEINNMKAKFKETIDRCDNLERRLGELAKDKQGMDKKCGQLSTRVTKLGQELKEEQEMNRCLRANQVQLQAQLAEDEHKARETGERKDGVIAELQEQLRDVMFYLETQQQIQSLPPETRTEIQEGHINIGAAVTPAPGPSTAIGRRGRSKKGK; encoded by the exons ATGAGTGTGTCACTGGTAGTTATCCGTCTGGAGCTCGCAGACCAGTCTCTTTCTCCACAGGATTTCCAATACACCGCTG TTGAGGATATGTCAGAGGAGGATTTGCAGGAGAAAGCACTGAGCTCAGCCAGGCTCTCTCTGAGTGGGAAGACAGAGTTGGAGAGAGCAGCCGTCTTACATCAGCACATCGGCAGCAGAACTATGGGAGACATGGTCATCGAGACCTTCGCACCCAACCCTG ATAAAGAAGAGGGTGAGCAGActggggcagagggagaggagggtggaggagccCAACCCCTAGAGGATCAACCAGACGGGAGGGGTCCTACTGAGGGCCCTACAGAGGTCAGTGCCGAGGGCACAGAGGTGGCTCTAGACTCGCCCTCCAAGCAGCTTCCAGACCAGATCTCCTTCTTCAGTGGAAACCCTTCAGTGGAGATAGTCCACGGCATCATGCACCTCTACAAGACCAA CAAGATGACATCACTGACGGAGGACGTGCGTCGCAGTGCCATGCTGTGTATCCTGACCGTCCCCACCACCATGACAAGCCACGACCTCATGAAGTTTGTGGCACCATTTTATGATGTCATGGAGCACATGAAGATCATACGAGACTCCACCTCTAACCAGTACATGGTGCTGATCAAGTTTAGTAGCCAG gctGATGCAGATAGTTTCTACACAGCGTGTAATGGCCGTACGTTCAACTCCATAGAGGATGCAGTCTGCCAGCTGGTCTATGTGGAGAGAGCTGAGGTCATCAAGTCTGAGCAG GGCGCCAGTCTTCCAGTGATGGAGCTGACAGAGCTTCCTAAGTGTACCGTGTGTCTGGAGAGGATGGATGAGTCAGTGAATGGGGTTCTCACTACACTCTGTAACCACAGCTTCCACAGCCTGTGTCTGCAACGCTGGGAGGATGCCTC GTGTCCTGTGTGTCGGTATTGTCAGACCCCAGAGCCTGTAGAGGAGAACAAGTGCTTTGAATGTGGAGTTCAGGAG aaCCTTTGGATCTGTCTGATCTGTGGTCATATCGGCTGTGGTCGCTACATCAGTCGTCATGCCTACAAACACTTTGAGGAGACGCAACACACGTACGCCATGCAGCTCACTAACCACCGTGTCTGGGACTATGCTGGAG ataactATGTTCACAGGCTGGTGGCCAGTAAGACTGATGGGAAGATGGTTCAGTACGGGTGTGAAGGAGAAACCTGTCAAGAGGAGAAGATAGACGCTCTGCaactagag TACTCTCACCTGCTAACGAGTCAGCTGGAGTCCCAGCGCATTTACTGGGAGAATAAGATTGTTCACCTGGAGAAGGACACCGCAGAGGAG atcaACAACATGAAGGCCAAGTTTAAGGAGACCATAGATCGATGTGATAATCTGGAGCGTCGGCTGGGGGAGCTGGCCAAGGACAAACAGGGCATGGACAAGAA gtGTGGTCAGTTGTCGACCCGTGTGACGAAGCTTGGTCAGGAGCTGAAAGAGGAACAGGAAATGAACCGCTGTCTGAGAGCCAATCAGGTTCAGCTACAGGCCCAGTTGGCTGAAGATGAGCACAAGGCTAGAGAGACTG gCGAGCGTAAGGATGGGGTGATAGCAGAGCTCCAGGAGCAGCTGAGAGATGTCATGTTTTACCTGGAGACTCAGCAGCAGATACAAAGTCTGCCTCCAGAGACCAGGACTGAGATA